CTGGAGCAGGATGTCGGGCTGCATCCGGCTTTGCTGGCCGTTTTCAGCCTGCCAGAACACTACTTTGGCCGGCTTGCGCATGGCCCAGCCGGCGGGGGCCAGCCGCCGCAAGGTGCGCAGCAGGTAAGCTTCCCAGACGTGGTTCATGTTGAAAAACAGCGCAATCAGCTCCTGCGGGCCGCTGTTGACTTCGGGGCTTAGGCGCAGCAGCAGGAGCCGGGCAATGCGCAGGGCCGGGCGGTAGGCGGCCATTTTGCGGTCGTAGCGCAGGCAGGCGAAGGTGGCGGGGGTAGGGCGCACGGCCGCCACCTCGGGCCAGGCGAGCAGGGCGCGGGCGGCCCGGCCATGCAGGGTGGGCGAGGGGGTAAGGGCCGGCAGCAGTACCAAAGCCTGTCGCAGCAGGCGATGGGGCAGGTGGTCGGGGTCGTAGGTCTGGTGGCGGGTATAGAAGCGCTCCTGATGCACCACATTGCGGACTAGGTGCTGGCTAAAGAGGAGGCTGCCTTTGAGGGCTTTCACCTGGCCTTCGTGCGGGCGGTAGCGCTTCACAAGGCCCCGGTGCAGCAGCGCTTCTACCTCCGTCAGAAACAGCGCCGGATAGAGGTCGAGCAGGCTGTTTTCGCGCTCGTGCAGCAGGGCCGTGTTAAACGAATCAACGGGCAGCAGGCCCGCTTCGGCCAGCATTCGCAGCAGCAGGCGGCACCAGCGGTCAAAGTTTTCCCCAGTCTCCGGGGGGCGGCCAGGCACGGCATCGGCCTTGGGCAATACCTCAATGGTGAGGTTGCCGGCTTGCAGCACGCCCACGTAGTGCTTGAACCGGATGGCGCGGTGCTGAATAGCGTAGTAGCGCCGGCCCGCGCCGGTATCGTGGTAGCGCAGCAGGGCATCCCAGTGCGCGCGGGTGAACTCAGTCCCGTTTTGCCGGTAGCCGATGGGTAGGAGGCTGTGCTCCAGAACCCGAATGATGCTTGCCATGCGCAGCTTAGGCCGGGGCGTAAATCTGCTGAAAAGCCTAGGCTGGCAGGGTAGCCACCTCGGCCAGCCGGTATACGGGGCGCTCGCGCAGCCTGGCCGCATCATAGCCCTTAAACTTGGCCAGGGCATAGCGACCCGGCTCAGTTGGCTGGCTGACTTTGATTGAGGTGGTCTATCTAAAACGGACAGCGAGAAGTCTTAACTTCCGCTGCCCATGACTGAAAAATCGAATTTTGGAGGGCTTCCCTCCACCCGAAAAAAATACACGCCGGCTTTCAAGGCCGAGTGCGTCCGCCAAGTAGCGGCCGGGGCCCGGCAAAGCGACGTGGCCCGTGCCCAGGGCATTTCGCCCGCCCTGCTGGGCCGCTGGCAACGCCAGGCCTTGGAAGCTGCCGTACCCAGCAGCGCGGAGCGCGACGAAATCCGGCAGTTGCGGGCCGCGCTCAAGCGCGTGGAAA
The genomic region above belongs to Hymenobacter psoromatis and contains:
- a CDS encoding McrC family protein: MASIIRVLEHSLLPIGYRQNGTEFTRAHWDALLRYHDTGAGRRYYAIQHRAIRFKHYVGVLQAGNLTIEVLPKADAVPGRPPETGENFDRWCRLLLRMLAEAGLLPVDSFNTALLHERENSLLDLYPALFLTEVEALLHRGLVKRYRPHEGQVKALKGSLLFSQHLVRNVVHQERFYTRHQTYDPDHLPHRLLRQALVLLPALTPSPTLHGRAARALLAWPEVAAVRPTPATFACLRYDRKMAAYRPALRIARLLLLRLSPEVNSGPQELIALFFNMNHVWEAYLLRTLRRLAPAGWAMRKPAKVVFWQAENGQQSRMQPDILLQHPTHGSLILDAKWKRPNGYHAENDLRQLFAYAHHFEATRVRLLYPQAGEETAVEGEFTRPLVGAGGAGPQVIRGGVSYIRVGQQTSNHDTSAATDIDSQTGYLRCSLSAELLAWLTS
- a CDS encoding transposase, with amino-acid sequence MTEKSNFGGLPSTRKKYTPAFKAECVRQVAAGARQSDVARAQGISPALLGRWQRQALEAAVPSSAERDEIRQLRAALKRVEMERDMLKKVVTSKCLKRIISQPPQL